From one Triticum urartu cultivar G1812 chromosome 3, Tu2.1, whole genome shotgun sequence genomic stretch:
- the LOC125549556 gene encoding dof zinc finger protein DOF2.4-like has product MIFLPAFLDSSDFWNTDHNQLQLQQIGTSTHSTTISSPDGPGDGGCNNNNPKGFMATTGADYGVAGGGDDGCGGAGDGDCSHGRNNKSISMSKRARLARLPHPLPGINCPRCESTNTKFCYFNNYSLTQPRHFCRSCSRYWTRGGVLRNVPVGGGYRRHAKRRAKPKVVSATSRASTVGKSSVTPTMSSSTTYATGTDISPPRLQYPIFGSTPSHDSQFSDIFDPANLGLGFPVRLLFAESDAYTVDGCAHHHHHHAHGNGMEQLLEAQNSFPFMHAMDHHMSGLPAEAMPITMATMQGMFHLGLQSVRGGHGDEIAGQQLHYPPAKRNHKHQDYASSRGMHRDVVNGNGTGGYI; this is encoded by the exons ATGATCTTCCTTCCTGCCTTCCTTGATTCATCAGACTTCTGGAACACCGACCACAACCAGCTTCAG CTGCAACAAATCGGCACTAGCACTCATAGTACTACCATTTCTTCACCCGATGGTCCTGGTGATGGAGGATGCAACAACAATAATCCCAAAGGGTTCATGGCCACAACCGGGGCCGACTACGGCGTTGCAGGGGGTGGCGATGATGGTTGCGGTGGTGCTGGGGACGGCGATTGCAGTCACGGCAGAAATAACAAGTCGATTTCCATGTCGAAGCGAGCACGGCTGGCGCGGTTGCCGCATCCACTTCCGGGGATCAACTGCCCGCGATGTGAATCCACCAACACCAAGTTTTGCTACTTTAATAACTACTCTCTTACCCAGCCCCGCCACTTCTGCCGCTCCTGCAGCCGCTACTGGACCCGCGGCGGCGTTCTCCGCAACGTGCCCGTCGGCGGGGGGTATCGTCGCCATGCCAAGCGTAGGGCCAAGCCCAAGGTGGTGTCAGCCACCTCCCGAGCCTCTACGGTAGGGAAGTCGTCCGTGACACCAACCATGTCTAGTAGTACCACTTATGCCACTGGCACCGACATTTCACCACCAAGATTGCAATACCCCATTTTTGGCAGCACGCCATCCCACGACAGCCAGTTCAGCGACATATTCGACCCAGCTAACCTTGGTCTCGGCTTCCCTGTCAGGCTGCTCTTTGCCGAAAGCGATGCTTACACGGTGGATGGCTGtgcgcaccaccaccaccaccatgcccATGGGAACGGGATGGAGCAGTTGTTGGAAGCACAGAATAGCTTCCCATTCATGCACGCCATGGATCATCATATGTCTGGACTCCCAGCTGAGGCAATGCCCATCACAATGGCTACGATGCAGGGCATGTTCCACCTAGGGTTACAGAGTGTCCGCGGGGGTCATGGCGACGAGATAGCAGGCCAACAGTTGCACTACCCGCCGGCCAAGAGAAACCACAAGCACCAGGACTACGCTAGCAGCAGGGGCATGCACAGGGATGTGGTCAATGGTAATGGCACCGGCGGCTACATTTAA